Below is a genomic region from Candidatus Dormiibacterota bacterium.
TATCGCCCATCCCGAATGCCCGCCCGACGTGCTCGCGCAGGCCGATTACGTCGGCTCGACGCAGGGCATGGTCGAATACGTCGGCGAGCAGGCCGCGCGCGCCGCGCGCGACGTCCGGCCCCGCGTACTGCTGATGACCGAGTGTTCGATGGCCGACAACGTCGCGGCCCGGTATCAAGGCGTCGACTTCGTGCGTCCGTGCAATCTCTGCCCGCACATGAAACGCAATACGCTGCCCAAGATTCTGCATAGCCTGGAAACGATGGAGTACGAAATCACCATCGATCCGCTGGTCGCCGATCGCGCCCGCCGTGCGGTCGAACGCATGCTCGAATACAGCCGCGCGGCCAGAGATTAAGCATGCGGCGCGAGCGTTCTGCCGACGCCATCGTCATCGGAGCAGGCATAGCGGGCCTTATGGCCGCGCTCAAACTAGCGCCGATGCGGGTGCTGGTGGTCTGCAAAACGCGTTTGGGGAGCGGCGCCGCAACCGATTGGGCGCAGGGCGGCATTGCGGCAGCGGTCGGTCGCGACGATTCCCCGCAATTGCACGCTATCGATACCGCGCTCGCGGGAGCCGGCATCAGCGATCGGGAGATCGTCGATATCCTCACGAACGACGCACCGGCGCGCATCGAAGAATTGCTTGCGCTCGGCGCCGCCTTCGACCGCGACGACACGGGCGAACTCGCACTCGGTCGCGAGGCCGCGCACCAGCGCAGGCGTATCGTCAAAGCCGGCGGCGACGCCACCGGGCACGAAATTCTCAAAGCGTTAATCGCCGCGGTCCACGCTTCCACGCACATCGAAGTGCTTGAAGACGTCACCGCCGACGACTTGATCGTGGATGACGGGACGCTGCGCGGCGTCGTCGCACACGTCAACGGGAGCGACGAAGCGATCGTGTTGCGCGGACGCGCGATCGTGATCGCCACCGGCGGCATCGGCCGCTTGTACCGCTACACCACCAATCCCGTCGAAGCGACCGGCGACGGCATTGCGATGGCCGCGCGAGCGGGCACCTTGCTCGCGGACATGGAGTTCGTGCAGTTTCATCCCACGGCGCTGGCGATCGGCCGCGATCCGATGCCGCTGGTGACGGAAGCGGTGCGCGGTGAGGGCGCCACGCTGATCAACGATTTAGGCGAACGGTTCATGCTCGGCATCCATCCCGACGCGGAGCTAGGCCCGCGCGACGTCGTGGCCCGCGCGATTTTCGAACAGCTGCAACGCGGCCGGGTGGTTGGGCTCGACGCG
It encodes:
- a CDS encoding L-aspartate oxidase; the protein is MRRERSADAIVIGAGIAGLMAALKLAPMRVLVVCKTRLGSGAATDWAQGGIAAAVGRDDSPQLHAIDTALAGAGISDREIVDILTNDAPARIEELLALGAAFDRDDTGELALGREAAHQRRRIVKAGGDATGHEILKALIAAVHASTHIEVLEDVTADDLIVDDGTLRGVVAHVNGSDEAIVLRGRAIVIATGGIGRLYRYTTNPVEATGDGIAMAARAGTLLADMEFVQFHPTALAIGRDPMPLVTEAVRGEGATLINDLGERFMLGIHPDAELGPRDVVARAIFEQLQRGRVVGLDARAAIGNAFATEFPTVFGFCMSAGIDPRVQRIPVAPAAHYHMGGVAVDEWGRTSLPGLWACGEASATGVHGANRLASNSLLEALVYGARVATDIAATLPASGVHSTIPLPRFKARAGDYAQAISDLRNVMYANVGLVRNEVGLREALSRIDELNALFPTPNSELRNLLVVGRLVARAALARKESRGSHYRTDYPSTDEALAKRSFTHLADAV